In Bogoriella caseilytica, the genomic window CCGTCACGCGCTCGTCGTCGCTGGCCTGCGCAGCGATGCGCCGGTCCGCCTCCTCAGCGCTCGAACCCCGCCCCCCGATCAACCGCCGCCGGCGTACCTCGGCTGGAGTGTGCACCACGACGAGCAGGTCGAAGTCCTGAGCCCGGCCGACCTCGATGAGCAGTGGGATGTCGTGCACGATCACACGCTCTCCCGCCTCGAAGGCCTGTCGCTCACGCTCGGCGGATAGCCGCCGCACCTCCGGATGCACGATACCGTTCAGGCGCGCCCGCGCCTCGTCGTCCCCGAAGACGATCGCCCCGAGGGCCTGGCGGTCCAGGGAGCCCTCCTCATTCAGCACCTCGGGGCCGAATTCCTCCACCACCCGCGCGAGCCCGGGCGATCCGGCTGCGACGGCCTCGCGGGCCAGTAGGTCCGCGTCGATGACCACCGCGCCCAGCTGGGCGAAACGGGAGGCGGCCGTGGACTTCCCGGCCGCGATCCCCCCGGTGAGGCCGATGCGCAACGGATGCGTGCCCGTCCCGCGTTCGGCTGTCTCCGTGCCGGCGTCGTCGTGGCTCATGGCACCAGCGTATTCGGCACGCTCCCGCTCACCACACCATCATCAGGGCCAGCGCGCGTGCGCCCAGCAGGACGGCGATCAGCGTGAGGGTCCCCGCCTTGCTGAGCCGCCACAGGGCAGAGGCGTCGCCCGTGGGCTCGCCGCTGCGGGCGGAGCCGATGACGTCTCCGGCGAGGTAGAGCAGCAGGATCGCGGTGCTGGTGAGCAGCACGATGGCCGGCAGGCCTGCGACCGCCTGCGTGGCCAGGGCCAGGCCCACCATCGCGACCGTCTCGGCCACGAACCCACCGGCGATGAAGATCCACGCCGCCGGAGCGCTCTCGCGATACTGAACGAAGGCCGGAACATAAGCTCGATCCTCTGGTGAGAGCCACTGTTCGCCGTCCCGCAGCGCCACGTGCGGAGGTGCCGGGCGCAGCCGGATCCGCATCGCTCGCGCCGGAAGGCCGACCGCCAGGCCGGCCAGGTAGTGGCCCGCTTCGTGAATCAGCACCGCCATCCACACGGTGGCTGCGATGTAACCCAGGGCGGGCCACACCGCGCCCAGCATCTCCAGCACGCTCGCCCCCTGCACTCGTGTCGTCCGCCGCCCATTCTCGCAGCCACGCGGGCTGACCCTGCCACCACCATGCGTGTGCGCAGCACCTCCGAGCACGGCACGATGGGAGGGACAGCAACTCCCCCACGTGAAGGAGCATCATGCCCAAGCCCCTCGTCTCCCGAGCCACCACC contains:
- the coaE gene encoding dephospho-CoA kinase, with translation MSHDDAGTETAERGTGTHPLRIGLTGGIAAGKSTAASRFAQLGAVVIDADLLAREAVAAGSPGLARVVEEFGPEVLNEEGSLDRQALGAIVFGDDEARARLNGIVHPEVRRLSAERERQAFEAGERVIVHDIPLLIEVGRAQDFDLLVVVHTPAEVRRRRLIGGRGSSAEEADRRIAAQASDDERVTAADVLLDGAGGVEDLRAQVDELWRERVVAEPA